A genomic stretch from bacterium includes:
- a CDS encoding adenylosuccinate lyase: MIERYTRPAMGAIWTEEAKFARWLEIEILACEAQAELGRIPREAARTIRAKARFDAARIAEIEATTDHDVIAFLTNVAEHVGEPSRYVHLGMTSSDILDTGLALAMRPAGRLLLADIDALAAVLERRALEFKKTPCIGRSHGIHAEPTTFGLKLLLWLAEMRRNRVRLEAAIATISVGQISGAVGTFAHLDPQVEEYVCAKLGLAPAPVSTQVLQRDRHAEYLCTLAVIASSLDKMATELRNLQRTDILEVEEPFAKGQKGSSAMPHKRNPITSERVSGLARILRGHAVAALENVALWHERDITHSSVERVIVPDATILLDYMFARFTRVVDGLLVYPERMRANIDRTQGLVFSQVLLLALAEAGASREAAYALVQEAAMGIWAGDRQFLDAVLASEGIVKALGETRIRACFDLEHQLRNVDTIFARVLG; this comes from the coding sequence ATGATTGAACGTTATACGCGGCCCGCGATGGGCGCCATCTGGACCGAAGAAGCCAAGTTCGCCCGCTGGCTCGAGATCGAGATCCTCGCCTGCGAGGCGCAGGCCGAACTCGGGCGCATTCCGCGCGAGGCGGCGCGGACGATCCGTGCCAAAGCCCGCTTCGACGCCGCGCGCATCGCCGAGATCGAGGCGACCACCGACCACGACGTGATCGCCTTCCTCACCAACGTCGCCGAGCACGTCGGCGAGCCGAGCCGCTACGTGCACCTCGGCATGACCTCGAGCGACATCCTCGACACGGGGCTGGCGCTCGCCATGCGCCCGGCGGGCCGGCTCCTGCTCGCGGACATCGACGCCCTCGCCGCCGTGCTCGAGCGCCGCGCGCTGGAGTTCAAGAAGACGCCCTGCATCGGGCGCAGCCACGGCATCCACGCCGAGCCGACTACCTTCGGCCTCAAGCTCCTGCTCTGGCTGGCCGAGATGCGGCGCAACCGCGTGCGTCTGGAGGCGGCGATCGCGACGATCAGCGTGGGCCAGATCTCGGGCGCGGTGGGGACCTTCGCCCACCTCGACCCGCAGGTGGAGGAATACGTCTGCGCGAAGCTGGGCCTCGCCCCGGCGCCCGTCTCCACGCAGGTGCTGCAGCGCGATCGCCACGCCGAGTACCTCTGCACCCTGGCCGTGATCGCCTCGAGTCTGGACAAGATGGCCACCGAGCTGCGCAACTTGCAGCGCACGGACATCCTCGAGGTGGAGGAGCCCTTCGCCAAGGGCCAGAAGGGCTCGAGCGCGATGCCGCACAAGCGAAACCCGATCACCAGCGAGCGCGTGAGCGGCCTCGCCCGCATCCTGCGCGGGCACGCGGTGGCGGCTCTGGAGAACGTGGCGCTCTGGCACGAGCGGGACATCACGCACTCGAGCGTGGAGCGCGTGATCGTTCCCGACGCCACCATCCTGCTCGACTACATGTTCGCCCGGTTCACGCGGGTGGTGGACGGGCTGCTCGTCTACCCCGAGCGGATGCGGGCCAATATCGACCGCACGCAGGGCCTTGTCTTCAGCCAGGTGCTGCTGCTCGCCCTCGCCGAGGCGGGGGCGAGCCGCGAGGCGGCCTACGCCCTCGTGCAGGAGGCGGCGATGGGCATCTGGGCCGGCGACCGGCAGTTCCTCGACGCCGTGCTGGCCAGCGAGGGCATCGTGAAGGCCCTCGGCGAGACGAGGATCCGCGCCTGCTTCGACCTCGAGCACCAGCTGCGCAACGTCGACACCATCTTCGCCCGCGTGCTCGGCTAG
- a CDS encoding porin family protein, which translates to MRKLALALLIVALSAGAASAMDMAARTFYIHGIFVLPTGDFGDAAGNGFGGGVGIKVPHDDRLSFRGEVGYVMFGSKDIDGYDLDGDPVTYEYSSSMIPIIAMAEYQFNPDSPIYGLGGVGLHYWSTDISPSLPIDVDDSGTEFGLTLGGGFRINEQLSGEARYNIISDYNQFTINVVFQF; encoded by the coding sequence ATGCGTAAGCTAGCGCTTGCTCTCTTGATCGTGGCGCTCAGCGCCGGCGCGGCCTCGGCCATGGACATGGCCGCCCGCACCTTCTACATCCACGGCATCTTCGTTCTGCCGACGGGCGACTTTGGCGATGCGGCCGGCAACGGCTTCGGCGGCGGCGTGGGCATCAAGGTGCCACACGACGATCGCCTCAGCTTCCGCGGCGAAGTGGGCTACGTCATGTTCGGCAGCAAGGACATCGATGGCTACGATCTCGACGGCGACCCCGTCACCTACGAGTACTCGAGCAGCATGATCCCCATCATCGCCATGGCCGAATACCAGTTCAATCCGGACAGCCCGATCTATGGACTCGGTGGCGTCGGCCTCCACTACTGGAGCACTGACATCAGCCCCTCGCTGCCGATCGACGTTGACGACAGCGGCACGGAGTTTGGCCTTACCCTGGGCGGCGGCTTCCGCATCAACGAGCAGCTCTCCGGCGAGGCCCGCTACAACATCATCAGCGACTACAACCAGTTCACGATCAACGTCGTCTTCCAGTTCTAG
- the sppA gene encoding signal peptide peptidase SppA — MDAHKTIQSIFHILGILVILGFLSLQAGSCLLLVTAMNAGDQETPAGRAAHDEHLFGDESAEASFLRVPILGVISAEPDESLFGWRRASLLERTEELIDHAIETESIAGLLVDIDSPGGAVDPSDVIYQRLRRYSAETGKPVIARMNGLAASGGYYVAMGASRILAHPTCLTGSIGVLIQSWNAAGLFDKLGVELVTLTSGPNKDLLNPGKPMSKEHRAIIQGIVDDAYASFIAAVAEGRSLDSSRVRALADGRIYTARQAKALGLIDAVGYEEELLDLLREAANAETVRVVEHRQALPLWDRLAESLEGHLAGTAAPAVRLERRLDSLAPAPGLYYLWPGF; from the coding sequence ATGGACGCCCACAAGACGATACAGAGCATCTTCCACATCCTCGGCATCCTGGTGATCCTCGGCTTCCTCAGCCTGCAGGCGGGCAGCTGCCTGCTGCTCGTGACGGCGATGAACGCCGGCGACCAGGAGACGCCCGCCGGCCGCGCCGCGCACGACGAGCACCTCTTTGGCGACGAGAGCGCCGAGGCCAGCTTCCTGCGCGTGCCGATCCTCGGCGTGATCAGCGCCGAGCCGGACGAGAGCCTCTTCGGCTGGCGCCGCGCGTCCCTGCTCGAGCGCACCGAGGAGCTGATCGACCACGCCATAGAGACCGAGTCGATCGCCGGCCTGCTCGTGGACATCGACTCGCCGGGCGGGGCCGTCGACCCCTCGGACGTCATCTACCAGCGGCTGCGCCGCTACAGCGCCGAGACGGGCAAGCCGGTGATCGCGCGGATGAACGGCCTCGCGGCCAGCGGCGGCTACTACGTGGCGATGGGCGCGAGCCGCATCCTCGCCCACCCGACCTGCCTGACGGGCTCGATCGGCGTCCTCATCCAGAGCTGGAATGCCGCCGGCCTGTTCGACAAGCTGGGCGTGGAACTGGTCACGCTGACCAGCGGGCCGAACAAGGACCTGCTCAACCCGGGCAAGCCGATGAGCAAGGAGCACCGGGCGATCATCCAGGGCATCGTCGACGACGCCTACGCGAGCTTCATCGCCGCCGTCGCCGAGGGGCGCAGCCTGGACAGCAGCCGCGTGCGCGCCCTGGCCGACGGGCGCATCTACACGGCGCGGCAGGCGAAGGCGCTCGGCCTCATCGACGCCGTCGGCTACGAGGAGGAGCTGCTCGACCTGCTGCGCGAGGCCGCGAACGCCGAGACGGTGCGCGTCGTCGAGCACCGCCAGGCCCTGCCGCTCTGGGATCGGCTCGCGGAGAGCCTCGAGGGCCACCTCGCCGGCACCGCTGCGCCCGCGGTTCGCCTCGAGCGGCGCCTGGACAGCCTGGCGCCGGCGCCCGGGCTCTACTATCTGTGGCCGGGCTTCTAG